A single genomic interval of uncultured Sphaerochaeta sp. harbors:
- the purM gene encoding phosphoribosylformylglycinamidine cyclo-ligase, translating to MQAQRYADAGVDVRRGYKAVELMKKHVASTMIDGVRSDLGGFSGLFELDLEDTPHPVLVCGTDGVGTKLKIAFALDRHDSVGIDCVAMCVNDVICCGAKPRLFLDYIALGLLAPLKVEQIVKGISKGCLQAGCALIGGETAEMPGFYQRGEYDLAGFCVAVAEKERIFDPSTMKRGDCLLALPSSGVHSNGFSLIRQVFDLDSDPSLLFHWYEELGCTLGEELLTPTRIYVSQVLELAEKISIKGASHITGGGFYENIPRMLPPGLGAVINRDSIKQKPIFGLIQQTGSIPDEDMYATFNMGVGMVIAIKGEDAELALSLIPDAWVLGEVTESEGVVIT from the coding sequence ATGCAAGCACAAAGATATGCAGATGCTGGGGTTGATGTGAGGCGGGGCTATAAAGCCGTTGAGTTGATGAAGAAGCATGTGGCCTCCACCATGATTGACGGGGTCCGCTCCGATCTCGGAGGTTTCTCCGGTCTCTTTGAACTCGATCTGGAAGACACCCCCCACCCCGTTCTGGTATGTGGTACTGATGGGGTAGGTACCAAGCTGAAGATAGCATTTGCCCTTGATCGTCATGATTCAGTAGGCATCGACTGTGTCGCCATGTGCGTCAACGATGTCATCTGCTGCGGTGCAAAGCCACGTCTGTTCCTCGATTACATTGCCTTGGGTCTGCTTGCCCCACTGAAAGTGGAACAGATTGTCAAAGGGATTTCCAAGGGGTGCCTGCAGGCAGGATGTGCCCTTATCGGGGGCGAGACGGCAGAGATGCCGGGTTTCTACCAGAGGGGAGAGTATGACCTTGCAGGATTCTGTGTAGCTGTGGCTGAAAAGGAAAGAATTTTCGACCCATCCACCATGAAGCGTGGAGACTGCCTCCTGGCTCTCCCTTCAAGCGGGGTGCACTCAAATGGATTCTCCCTCATCCGGCAGGTCTTTGATCTGGATAGTGACCCTTCCTTGCTTTTTCATTGGTATGAGGAACTTGGCTGTACCCTGGGCGAAGAGTTGCTTACACCAACAAGAATCTATGTTTCCCAGGTGTTGGAGCTTGCCGAAAAGATTTCCATAAAGGGGGCAAGCCACATTACCGGAGGGGGATTCTATGAGAATATCCCCAGGATGCTTCCCCCTGGTCTTGGAGCTGTTATCAATAGGGATTCGATCAAGCAGAAACCAATCTTTGGTCTCATCCAACAAACAGGATCAATTCCTGACGAGGACATGTATGCAACATTCAACATGGGAGTAGGAATGGTAATTGCCATCAAGGGAGAGGATGCTGAGCTTGCTCTCTCCCTTATTCCTGATGCTTGGGTCCTTGGGGAAGTGACAGAATCAGAAGGGGTGGTGATCACATGA
- the amrB gene encoding AmmeMemoRadiSam system protein B: MNMMRDAQYAGSWYPKDPELLRLLVTESIDESKKRKTYQRGPYRFAVLPHAGLFYSSSGIAPFFTAGLGSIERILVISPSHYATLPPDTIVSAPLCGMRTPLGDVQAFNLASAQREWFSAIQSEHALEMVLPYIAAQASPVKVALAMISRFTEAEAIEKLAGQLVQELGREDLEMGRTVIIASSDFTHYGPRFAYTPYGSRAEGRVKEDDLSLAHLLSEGRVSEALAFCTAKQSTVCGYAAALLVSSIAGRMQCKGWVADYYTSSDVSSSHDANFVAYSTILWR, from the coding sequence ATGAATATGATGAGAGATGCTCAATATGCGGGTTCCTGGTATCCAAAGGATCCAGAGCTATTGCGACTCTTGGTAACAGAGTCGATAGACGAGAGCAAGAAGCGAAAAACCTATCAGAGAGGCCCCTATAGGTTCGCTGTTCTCCCTCACGCAGGGTTGTTCTACTCAAGCAGTGGAATTGCCCCTTTTTTCACCGCCGGACTTGGTTCAATCGAGCGTATCCTGGTGATCAGCCCGAGCCACTATGCAACTCTCCCTCCCGATACCATCGTCAGTGCACCACTGTGTGGAATGAGGACTCCCCTCGGTGATGTTCAGGCTTTCAATCTTGCGAGTGCACAGAGAGAGTGGTTCTCTGCAATACAGAGTGAACATGCCCTGGAGATGGTCCTGCCATACATAGCAGCACAAGCGAGTCCTGTAAAGGTTGCCCTTGCCATGATATCCCGCTTCACTGAGGCAGAAGCAATCGAAAAGCTTGCTGGTCAGTTGGTACAGGAGCTTGGAAGAGAGGACCTTGAGATGGGAAGAACGGTAATTATTGCAAGTAGTGACTTTACCCACTATGGGCCCCGGTTCGCCTACACACCCTACGGAAGCAGGGCAGAGGGCAGGGTAAAGGAAGATGATTTAAGCTTGGCTCATCTACTCAGTGAGGGAAGGGTCTCAGAAGCACTTGCCTTCTGTACCGCAAAGCAATCAACTGTATGCGGCTACGCCGCTGCCTTGTTGGTCTCATCCATCGCCGGGCGGATGCAATGCAAGGGGTGGGTAGCAGACTATTACACATCAAGCGATGTGTCTTCGTCTCATGACGCGAATTTTGTCGCCTATTCAACGATTCTTTGGAGGTAG
- the purF gene encoding amidophosphoribosyltransferase — protein sequence MSSLNEACGVFGIYSPSKVAVNQACFKGLYALQHRGQEGCGIAFNCDGMLSVTKDVGLVADVFEHPPELPFGSSRMAIAHNRYGTSGERSPENVQPMIFHHMLGSLALAHNGNLVNDQELRSTLELKGSLFHSSSDTEVFAHILTSHRLESQSLEEALSRTMDEVKGAYSLLVMSEDSLIAVRDPHGFRPLCLGKVEDGYVFASESCALDAVGAQFLRDIEPGEICIIDGKDGTIHSNKDHCKSVSSSLCVFELIYFARPDSVIDTISVHDARIRSGAFLALEHPSQADVVIGVPDSGIDAAIGYSRQSGIPYGIGFIKNKYIGRTFIQPKQGERESTVRIKLNPISSTVRGKRVVLIDDSIVRGTTSKRIVRLLREAGAKEVHLRSSAPPFLFPCYYGTDIDSKKDLFACNHDHKAMEAILGVDSLGFLTTDQVIKLSDHPGIGFCRACFTGEYPCPKAL from the coding sequence ATGAGTTCCCTCAATGAGGCTTGTGGTGTTTTTGGCATCTACAGTCCCTCCAAGGTGGCTGTCAACCAAGCTTGTTTCAAGGGTCTGTATGCGTTGCAGCATCGGGGGCAGGAAGGGTGCGGGATAGCCTTCAACTGCGATGGTATGTTGAGCGTCACCAAGGATGTGGGCTTGGTTGCCGATGTTTTTGAACATCCCCCAGAGCTTCCATTCGGCTCCTCTAGGATGGCTATCGCCCATAACCGCTACGGGACAAGCGGGGAGAGAAGCCCAGAGAATGTCCAGCCAATGATTTTCCATCATATGCTGGGCAGTCTTGCCCTGGCTCACAACGGGAATCTGGTCAATGACCAGGAACTTCGTAGTACCTTGGAGTTGAAAGGTTCGCTTTTTCACTCCTCGAGCGATACAGAGGTGTTTGCCCATATTCTCACCAGTCATAGGTTGGAATCCCAAAGCCTGGAAGAGGCTCTCTCCAGGACCATGGATGAGGTGAAGGGGGCTTACTCCCTTCTGGTGATGAGTGAAGATTCGCTTATTGCTGTACGGGATCCCCATGGGTTCCGCCCACTCTGTCTGGGCAAAGTGGAAGATGGGTATGTATTTGCCAGTGAAAGTTGTGCGCTCGATGCTGTTGGGGCTCAGTTCCTTCGGGATATTGAACCTGGGGAGATCTGCATCATTGACGGCAAGGATGGGACGATTCATTCCAACAAAGATCATTGCAAGAGCGTAAGTTCCAGCCTCTGCGTCTTTGAACTCATCTATTTTGCACGTCCCGACAGCGTCATAGACACCATCAGTGTCCATGACGCAAGAATCCGCAGTGGGGCATTCCTTGCCCTGGAGCACCCTTCTCAGGCAGATGTGGTCATAGGAGTGCCTGACAGTGGGATTGATGCTGCAATCGGGTATTCCAGGCAGTCAGGGATCCCCTATGGGATTGGGTTTATCAAGAACAAGTACATTGGCAGGACATTCATCCAACCGAAGCAGGGTGAGCGGGAGAGTACGGTACGTATCAAACTCAATCCGATCAGCTCTACGGTTAGAGGGAAACGAGTAGTCCTGATTGATGACTCCATCGTAAGGGGAACCACAAGCAAGCGTATTGTTCGCCTGCTTAGGGAAGCAGGAGCTAAAGAAGTTCATTTGCGCTCATCGGCTCCTCCCTTTCTGTTCCCCTGTTATTACGGTACAGATATTGATTCAAAGAAAGATCTCTTTGCCTGTAATCATGACCATAAGGCCATGGAGGCAATCCTTGGTGTCGACTCACTTGGCTTCCTTACTACTGACCAAGTGATAAAGCTTTCAGATCATCCGGGTATTGGGTTCTGCCGAGCATGTTTTACCGGTGAGTATCCCTGTCCCAAAGCGTTATAG
- the amrA gene encoding AmmeMemoRadiSam system protein A, translating to MNRVDQQTLLMLAREAITSTLTHADTPIYDRLKREDRPPFSHEAGCFVTIHTTEGALRGCIGNLWGRGPLWQEVPKLARESAFSDPRFHPLKQEELEQVVLEISLLSKMQVIDSWKQIRLGVDGVLLSHGYHRAVFLPQVATEQGWDLQTMLSQLSRKAGLESDAYTDMACRFEVFQAEVYVEDLS from the coding sequence ATGAACCGTGTTGACCAACAGACTCTCTTGATGCTGGCTAGGGAAGCCATAACAAGTACACTTACCCACGCTGATACGCCGATCTATGATCGACTGAAGAGGGAAGATAGACCTCCTTTTTCTCATGAGGCAGGGTGTTTTGTCACGATTCATACCACCGAAGGGGCCTTACGTGGCTGTATCGGCAACCTTTGGGGAAGGGGCCCTCTCTGGCAGGAGGTACCCAAACTGGCAAGGGAGTCTGCTTTCAGTGACCCCCGTTTTCACCCTCTCAAGCAAGAGGAACTAGAACAGGTAGTGCTCGAAATCTCCCTGCTTTCCAAGATGCAAGTCATTGATAGTTGGAAACAAATACGACTAGGAGTGGATGGGGTGCTGCTGAGTCATGGATACCATCGTGCAGTTTTCCTCCCTCAGGTGGCAACAGAGCAGGGATGGGATCTACAGACCATGCTCAGTCAGCTTTCAAGGAAGGCTGGCCTTGAAAGCGATGCCTATACAGACATGGCTTGTCGTTTTGAAGTGTTCCAAGCCGAAGTGTATGTAGAGGACTTGTCGTGA
- the purN gene encoding phosphoribosylglycinamide formyltransferase: MIRIAVLASGSGTNLQAMLDAADALLLNHGSVVLVVSDRSDAQALDRAKLKGIPAVALDKKQLKRARFETELLALLGTYRIDLVVLAGFLTILSGNVVRQYPERILNIHPSLIPSFCGKGYYGRRVHEAALERGVKLSGATVHIVSEEADAGPILAQRSLEVLDGDTPESLAKRILETVEWKLLPETVEHYCQLLEYGMDLNKALQAQRYPGRGIVCGLNEEGKSIVAYFITARSEHSKNRRLVADAGTVRTEAIDERLVEDPSLIIYRAMDTYETKLVVSNGDQSDTILSSLAEGKGMAEALEGRTYEPDAPNYTSRISGLIDFSDGGAYSLSILRRKKEACERALFPYPHPRRGEGHLIHTYEGDGNPLPPFTGKPIQVSLKGSGGEIANQIWKSLDESYRVALCVRETDLSVGSFELFLINAESGR, translated from the coding sequence ATGATCCGTATCGCTGTATTGGCAAGCGGAAGCGGGACCAACCTTCAAGCTATGCTTGATGCTGCTGATGCTCTCCTGCTCAATCATGGTTCGGTTGTCCTGGTAGTCAGCGACAGAAGTGATGCACAAGCCCTGGATCGTGCAAAGCTGAAGGGAATTCCTGCTGTTGCCCTTGACAAAAAACAACTCAAGAGGGCACGGTTTGAAACAGAACTCTTGGCTTTGCTTGGAACCTACCGTATAGATTTGGTGGTATTGGCTGGTTTTTTGACCATTCTCAGTGGCAATGTTGTGAGGCAGTACCCTGAGAGGATTCTCAATATCCACCCCTCCCTGATACCCAGCTTCTGTGGAAAAGGGTATTATGGCAGGCGGGTGCATGAGGCTGCCTTGGAACGTGGGGTTAAACTCAGCGGGGCAACCGTGCACATCGTCAGTGAGGAAGCGGATGCCGGTCCGATCCTCGCACAGCGCTCGCTCGAGGTGCTTGATGGCGATACGCCGGAGAGTCTGGCAAAGCGGATTCTGGAAACAGTCGAGTGGAAATTGCTTCCTGAAACCGTGGAGCACTATTGTCAATTATTGGAGTATGGAATGGATTTGAACAAAGCACTGCAGGCACAACGATATCCTGGAAGGGGTATTGTGTGTGGATTGAACGAAGAAGGAAAGAGTATTGTCGCCTACTTCATAACCGCACGAAGCGAGCACAGCAAAAACCGTCGATTGGTTGCAGATGCCGGGACTGTCAGGACTGAGGCAATTGATGAGCGCTTGGTTGAGGACCCTTCCCTGATCATCTACCGTGCTATGGATACGTATGAAACCAAGCTTGTGGTCTCCAATGGCGACCAGAGCGATACCATCCTCTCCTCGCTTGCTGAAGGCAAGGGAATGGCAGAAGCACTTGAGGGCCGTACCTATGAACCCGATGCCCCGAACTATACCAGCCGTATCAGTGGATTGATTGATTTCTCTGATGGCGGAGCGTACTCCCTCTCGATTCTGAGAAGGAAGAAGGAAGCGTGTGAGAGAGCCCTCTTTCCCTACCCGCATCCAAGGAGAGGGGAGGGTCATCTCATCCATACCTATGAAGGGGATGGTAATCCTCTTCCCCCCTTTACCGGCAAACCGATACAAGTGTCCTTGAAGGGATCGGGAGGTGAGATAGCCAACCAGATATGGAAGAGTCTCGATGAATCGTACCGGGTGGCACTCTGTGTCCGGGAGACCGATCTTTCGGTCGGTTCCTTTGAGTTGTTTTTGATCAATGCAGAGAGTGGGAGGTAG
- the amrS gene encoding AmmeMemoRadiSam system radical SAM enzyme, with product MSTAAYLVCDFCYRHCRLKDGEIGFCGVRERSGDTIFTHNYGGLVSSAIDPVEKKPLYHFLPGTNTLSIAMFGCNLTCTFCQNYAISQRAWEAGAQRTYYTAREVVQLARDNRCPSISFTYSEPLVWQDYMVEVATFAKQEGIKTIMVTNGSFSEEALNRISPFIDAFNIDIKGDETFYRDYCGGSSRPVWKAIEHIAPSKAHLEITTMVMEGGHTKQMISSIGGRLYSAGVQVWHLSRYFPRYKEQKRETSEHFLQEMVKVAKDSQIPFIYPGNSSLDQNTYCPHCKTSLVRRSWVFRESIIDHSHCPECGRHIYGTWS from the coding sequence GTGAGTACAGCAGCGTATCTTGTTTGTGATTTCTGTTACCGTCACTGCAGACTGAAGGATGGAGAAATTGGTTTTTGTGGGGTTCGGGAACGTTCTGGAGATACCATTTTTACCCATAATTATGGAGGGTTGGTCTCAAGTGCGATAGATCCTGTTGAGAAGAAGCCTCTCTACCACTTCCTGCCGGGGACCAATACACTCTCCATTGCAATGTTTGGATGCAACCTGACTTGCACCTTCTGCCAGAACTATGCGATCAGCCAGAGAGCGTGGGAGGCTGGAGCCCAGCGAACCTATTACACTGCCAGGGAAGTGGTTCAGCTTGCTCGGGATAACCGGTGTCCTTCCATCAGTTTTACCTATAGCGAGCCCTTGGTTTGGCAGGACTATATGGTAGAGGTGGCAACCTTTGCAAAACAAGAAGGAATTAAAACCATCATGGTTACCAATGGTAGCTTCAGCGAAGAAGCTTTGAACCGGATCAGTCCATTCATCGATGCATTCAATATTGACATCAAGGGGGATGAGACATTCTACCGGGACTACTGTGGGGGAAGCTCTCGTCCGGTGTGGAAGGCCATTGAACACATCGCTCCAAGCAAAGCTCATCTGGAGATAACCACCATGGTTATGGAAGGGGGACATACGAAACAAATGATATCCTCCATTGGAGGGCGCCTTTACTCAGCAGGTGTACAGGTCTGGCATCTGAGTCGATACTTTCCTCGCTACAAGGAACAGAAGAGGGAGACCAGCGAGCATTTCTTGCAAGAGATGGTCAAGGTAGCCAAAGATTCCCAGATCCCTTTTATCTACCCAGGAAACTCTTCCTTGGACCAGAATACCTACTGCCCACATTGCAAGACCTCTTTGGTGCGCCGCTCCTGGGTATTCCGTGAGAGTATTATTGACCACTCACACTGTCCTGAATGTGGGCGTCATATCTACGGTACCTGGTCATAA
- the purE gene encoding 5-(carboxyamino)imidazole ribonucleotide mutase, with protein MQTTQKNRVAVLLGSEHDAPLVEGAFTVLQELDIPFEAHIFSAHRSSEATIQFAENAAGEGYAVLIAAAGKAAHLAGVLASRSLLPVIGIPLSASLDGMDALLSTVQMPTGYPVATVAIDGAANAALLAAQILALGDEALAFRIQERRREMAEKVAQADERFHRSFTPSR; from the coding sequence ATGCAAACAACCCAGAAAAACCGTGTGGCTGTGCTGCTTGGCAGCGAACATGATGCACCGTTGGTCGAAGGGGCCTTTACGGTCTTGCAAGAGTTGGATATTCCCTTTGAGGCACATATTTTCTCAGCACACAGAAGTAGTGAAGCTACCATCCAATTCGCTGAGAATGCAGCTGGAGAGGGTTATGCCGTGCTTATCGCAGCGGCAGGGAAAGCTGCTCACCTTGCAGGGGTTCTGGCAAGTAGAAGCTTGCTTCCCGTCATAGGAATCCCCCTTTCCGCCTCACTCGATGGTATGGATGCCTTGCTTTCAACCGTACAGATGCCCACTGGCTATCCTGTGGCAACAGTTGCCATTGATGGGGCGGCCAATGCAGCACTGCTTGCTGCCCAGATTCTGGCCCTTGGCGATGAAGCGCTCGCTTTCCGCATACAAGAGCGCAGAAGAGAGATGGCCGAAAAGGTTGCCCAAGCTGATGAGCGTTTCCATAGGAGCTTTACCCCTAGCCGGTAA
- the purC gene encoding phosphoribosylaminoimidazolesuccinocarboxamide synthase — MQKRTMLYEGKAKRVYETDDKDLYIVSYKDDATAFNGKKRGSILGKGAINNKVTNHMMQLLEGKGIPTHFVEQISDTDTLVKAVKIIPLEVIVRNIAAGSLSARLGLDEGVHLSTPVLEFCYKRDDLDDPMVNNYHIQALSLATDEQVQLITDYALRINEILCSYLEDLGITLVDFKLEFGMTSSGQLLLSDEISPDTCRFWDTKTNRKLDKDRFRRDLGDVEAAYQEILSRLMGDA; from the coding sequence ATGCAAAAGCGAACCATGCTCTACGAAGGGAAGGCGAAGCGGGTGTATGAGACTGATGACAAGGATTTGTACATTGTCTCCTACAAGGATGATGCCACGGCATTCAATGGAAAGAAGCGAGGCTCGATACTTGGCAAGGGGGCGATCAACAACAAGGTCACCAATCATATGATGCAACTCTTGGAAGGGAAGGGTATCCCGACTCACTTTGTCGAGCAGATCAGCGACACCGATACCTTGGTAAAGGCGGTGAAGATCATACCTCTGGAGGTGATCGTCCGTAATATTGCTGCCGGTTCTCTCTCGGCTCGTCTCGGTTTGGATGAGGGAGTACATCTTTCTACCCCTGTCTTGGAATTCTGTTACAAGCGTGATGATCTGGATGATCCCATGGTGAATAACTATCACATACAGGCACTCTCGCTGGCAACAGATGAACAGGTTCAGCTGATCACCGACTATGCACTACGTATCAATGAGATACTCTGTTCCTACCTTGAGGACCTGGGCATTACCTTGGTCGATTTCAAGTTGGAGTTTGGGATGACCTCTAGTGGACAGCTTCTCCTCAGCGATGAGATATCCCCCGATACCTGCAGGTTCTGGGATACAAAAACCAACAGAAAGTTGGACAAGGACCGCTTCAGAAGGGACCTTGGGGATGTGGAAGCAGCGTATCAGGAAATATTGTCACGACTGATGGGAGATGCCTGA
- a CDS encoding phosphoribosylaminoimidazolecarboxamide formyltransferase — protein sequence MDHLDLKYGCNPNQGHARISMEVGDLPLQVLCGSPGYINLLDALNGWQLVSQLAEATGLSAAASFKHVSPAGAAVSLALNETERRMYFIGEHEELSPLATAYVRARGADRMSSFGDFISLSERCDLQTARIIKREVSDGVIAPSYEPEALALLQKKKGGKYVVLQIDPSYEPPMLETRSVYGITFTQERNTAVLDASVLQPIVTQNKDLTEEARLDLLVALNALKYTQSNSVCFAKRGQTIGVGAGQQSRIHCTRLAGEKADAWHLRQSRQVLDLPFLPSLSRNEKDNAVEAYLRSEIKDPGLYFSEDVPPLTDQEKRDILASITGVSLASDAFFPFRDNIDRAAQSGVSYIVQSGGSLRDDAVIKACDEHGILMVCNAIRLFHH from the coding sequence GTGGATCATTTGGATTTGAAGTATGGATGCAATCCCAACCAAGGACATGCACGTATAAGCATGGAAGTGGGGGATCTTCCCCTGCAGGTGTTGTGCGGAAGCCCTGGATATATCAATTTGCTGGATGCGCTGAACGGATGGCAACTGGTCAGCCAACTCGCAGAGGCTACCGGACTCAGTGCAGCCGCCTCGTTCAAGCATGTCAGCCCGGCAGGAGCTGCGGTTTCGCTTGCATTGAATGAGACAGAGCGCAGGATGTACTTCATTGGGGAGCATGAGGAACTTTCTCCGCTTGCCACTGCCTATGTACGAGCCCGAGGGGCGGACCGTATGTCTTCCTTCGGGGATTTCATCAGTCTCAGTGAACGTTGTGATCTGCAAACAGCGCGAATCATCAAGCGGGAAGTATCTGACGGGGTTATCGCACCCTCCTACGAACCTGAGGCGCTTGCCTTGTTGCAGAAGAAGAAAGGCGGCAAGTATGTCGTACTGCAGATTGATCCCAGCTATGAACCACCTATGCTGGAGACGAGAAGTGTCTATGGAATTACCTTTACCCAAGAGCGTAATACTGCAGTACTGGATGCATCTGTCCTTCAGCCGATCGTCACACAGAACAAGGATTTGACTGAGGAGGCCCGTCTTGACTTGCTCGTTGCACTCAATGCACTGAAGTATACGCAATCGAATTCTGTATGTTTCGCGAAGCGTGGGCAGACCATCGGGGTGGGGGCAGGACAGCAATCCAGAATCCATTGCACCCGTCTTGCAGGTGAAAAGGCCGATGCCTGGCACCTGCGTCAGTCCAGGCAGGTTCTTGACCTTCCCTTCCTTCCCTCCTTGAGCAGGAATGAGAAGGATAATGCAGTGGAAGCGTATCTGCGATCAGAGATCAAGGACCCTGGGCTCTATTTCAGTGAAGATGTGCCACCGCTCACAGATCAGGAAAAGCGGGATATCCTAGCCTCAATTACCGGAGTAAGCCTTGCCAGTGATGCATTCTTCCCCTTCAGGGACAATATCGACCGTGCAGCCCAGAGTGGTGTTTCCTATATAGTGCAGAGTGGAGGTTCCTTGCGTGACGATGCAGTGATCAAGGCATGTGATGAACATGGCATCCTGATGGTTTGCAATGCGATCCGTCTCTTCCATCACTAG
- the purD gene encoding phosphoribosylamine--glycine ligase: MRILIIGSGGREHALAAVIANSKKATELFCIGHNAGIASLATMVSIPLGDHNGIAEFAVQHAIEFAVIGPDEALVGGLADVLEAQGIPCFGPTKVASQLEGSKSYAKAFMVRNHIPTPSYQVFTDIVTAREHLSRSSFPVVVKADGLALGKGVVIAETLEEAEEALQAMMVQKIFASSGQTVVIEEFVSGPEVSLLVLSDGTHVKPLVSCMDHKRAFDGDQGPNTGGMGVIAPNPFYSEQVAGECMESIVLPTIAALKREGSPFVGCLFFGLMLTSGGPVVIEYNCRFGDPEAEVALTLLEGDALEILLACRNGTLNRIPVVSRKESACSVTLASGGYPVSYEKGKAITISNLPQNTRLYHGGTTYDEQGDLVTDGGRVLHVVGTGETLDKAIRVAYKAVDAVTYEGKQYRRDIGKRALQEEEHGSSCIHNPGE, from the coding sequence ATGCGTATCCTCATCATCGGTTCAGGCGGCCGTGAACACGCCTTGGCAGCAGTAATTGCAAACAGTAAGAAGGCAACTGAGCTGTTCTGTATCGGACATAATGCAGGAATTGCATCCCTTGCAACCATGGTCTCCATCCCGCTTGGTGACCACAATGGGATTGCTGAATTTGCAGTGCAGCATGCAATTGAGTTTGCAGTAATAGGACCCGATGAAGCACTGGTCGGCGGGCTTGCAGATGTGTTGGAGGCACAGGGGATTCCCTGTTTTGGTCCAACCAAGGTGGCAAGCCAGCTTGAGGGGAGTAAATCCTATGCCAAGGCCTTTATGGTACGGAATCATATTCCCACTCCTTCTTATCAGGTATTTACCGATATTGTCACCGCACGTGAGCACCTATCAAGAAGCTCTTTTCCTGTGGTGGTCAAGGCTGATGGGCTTGCCCTCGGTAAAGGGGTAGTCATCGCAGAGACGCTTGAGGAGGCTGAAGAGGCTCTGCAGGCAATGATGGTACAGAAAATCTTTGCCTCCAGTGGTCAGACAGTGGTGATCGAAGAGTTTGTCAGTGGTCCTGAGGTGTCCCTCCTTGTCCTGAGTGATGGAACGCATGTGAAGCCTCTGGTCAGTTGCATGGATCATAAGCGTGCCTTCGATGGGGACCAGGGACCTAATACCGGAGGTATGGGAGTTATAGCCCCAAATCCTTTCTATAGTGAGCAGGTGGCAGGTGAGTGTATGGAAAGCATCGTGCTTCCTACCATTGCCGCACTAAAGAGAGAAGGCAGTCCGTTTGTGGGCTGTCTCTTTTTTGGTCTCATGCTCACCTCTGGGGGCCCGGTGGTCATTGAATACAATTGTCGCTTTGGGGACCCTGAGGCCGAGGTTGCACTCACCCTTTTGGAAGGTGATGCATTGGAAATTCTGTTGGCTTGCAGGAATGGTACCCTCAATCGTATCCCGGTGGTGAGCAGAAAGGAATCTGCATGTTCTGTGACACTTGCCAGTGGTGGCTACCCAGTCAGCTATGAGAAGGGAAAAGCTATCACCATCAGCAACCTTCCCCAGAATACTAGGCTTTATCATGGTGGAACTACTTATGATGAACAGGGGGATTTGGTGACTGATGGGGGAAGGGTCCTCCATGTGGTGGGGACCGGTGAAACATTGGATAAAGCGATACGTGTGGCGTATAAGGCAGTGGATGCTGTTACCTATGAGGGAAAGCAGTATCGAAGGGATATTGGCAAGAGAGCGTTGCAGGAGGAAGAGCATGGTTCGTCGTGTATACATAACCCGGGGGAGTAA
- a CDS encoding C-GCAxxG-C-C family protein produces the protein METTTTTQYVKRAYAFREKGYNCAQAVACSFADVVGIDEKNLFIMSEAFGGGMGGHKATCGAVSGAVLIISLLTSGGSVEAATKQTSYNYAGEIVDGFLEQNGTLVCSELRGDESGIVLRTCDLCVEDAVVLLHKLL, from the coding sequence ATGGAAACAACAACTACAACGCAATATGTAAAGCGTGCCTACGCTTTCAGGGAGAAGGGTTACAACTGTGCACAGGCGGTTGCCTGCAGCTTTGCCGATGTCGTGGGAATCGACGAGAAGAACCTATTCATCATGAGCGAAGCCTTCGGCGGGGGTATGGGCGGCCATAAGGCAACTTGCGGAGCTGTCAGCGGAGCAGTGCTGATCATCAGCTTGCTTACCAGTGGTGGTAGTGTAGAAGCTGCAACAAAGCAGACTTCCTATAACTATGCTGGGGAGATTGTGGACGGTTTCCTTGAGCAGAACGGCACACTTGTATGCAGTGAACTCAGGGGTGATGAGAGTGGTATTGTGTTGCGAACTTGTGACCTGTGTGTTGAAGATGCTGTTGTTTTGTTGCATAAACTGTTGTAA